The region ACCAGCATGAGAAGCTGCAATTTTTACATTTTTTTGTGAGTAAGCAATGGATTGTCTTACCTGATCATAGACTCTTCCGGTAGCAAAATTTGCAAATGTAGCAGCGAAAGGTATTTTTCCGCCAATGGTTAAACCTGCAGCAACGCCCATCATATTGGCTTCTGCAATCCCTGACTGGAAAAACCTTTCAGGGAATTCTTCAGCAAAATCGCCCATTTTCAAGCTTCCTGTCAGGTCAGCACACAGACCTACCACATTTTCATTTTCGCGTGCAGCCTCTACTAATCCTGCACCAAATCCCGATCGGGTATCTTTGTTCCCTGTATTGTTTATTTCAATCATGTTGTAAGTAATTTTCGTGCAAAAATAATCAATAAAAAGTAACCCTGACAGATGCACCCGATTTTATTTCAAACTCCTTTTTAATTGCCTCCAGTACATTGTGTGCAGAGATTGGCCTGTAAATGGCCATATATTTCCCGGGGAGCAACACCAACGAACTAAACGACTCATCTTCAGGTAAGTTAGCTACCCACTTCACTTCATCATTTTGAATCACGTACACAGCGCAATACCCATTCTGATAGGCTGAGAAATTAGCTATACCCGGTTCCGGAATTTGTATTTTGGTTGTATGGCTCTGCGAAATTTCTACACTATCTATCCTTAATCGTGGCAGCGTTAGCACTTCTACGTTGTAATAGCCTGTGATATACCGCTCTTTGCGCTCTACCGATTGTACATGTACTAATTCGCCTTTCAAATCTTCTACAAGGAATTGCAAATTGCGATATTGAGCACCTTTTGGTCTTTTCAATAATAATGTTCCCCGCGGAGCATCAATTCCAACAATATTATGCGTACCAGGTGAAATAGAGATCGAGTCTTTTGATATTGGCGGTAATGTATGCACAACCATGCGATAATCTGATAATGGATCTAGAATTATGGTATCTGGCACACCTTTTAAGTTGATAGTATGAAAATAATTGTACCGTGGTTTTTTACTGAACATATCATAAAAAGTCATCCCCACATTGGTTTCGGATGGGTTACCATAAGCATCAAGTAAGTTGACCTGGACGGTGGTGTTATTCAGCGCCTGGGAAATTACCACACCCATTACATCTTCGAACCTGTCCTCATTGGAAGCATCATAATATTTACCCACACAATTAAAGGTTTCTTTAAAATCCGGATCCAGTCCGATACCAACAACAAATGGTTTTAAAATGATACCCCGTTTTTGCAAATCTCTGGAAACAGCACATGGATCACCTTCACAAGCTTCAATTCCGTCTGTAATTAAAATAATTACATTGCGGCAATCATCGTTTGGGAAATCTTTGGCGGCCTGCTGAAGCGAATAAGCTATTGGGGTTGTGCCTTTAGGCTCAAGCATTTTCAGTTTCATCTGAATCCTGCCTGCAGTATTTTTGGCAAAAGGCACTTCCAATCTAGTATCTTCGCAATCCTGGGGTGG is a window of Salinivirga cyanobacteriivorans DNA encoding:
- a CDS encoding vWA domain-containing protein; protein product: MRKILLALAFLIIYSAAYNQQPERCTRILFVLDASRSMTGNWESARKIDVARRLLSKMVDSLDKKDNVEMALRVYGHQSYVPPQDCEDTRLEVPFAKNTAGRIQMKLKMLEPKGTTPIAYSLQQAAKDFPNDDCRNVIILITDGIEACEGDPCAVSRDLQKRGIILKPFVVGIGLDPDFKETFNCVGKYYDASNEDRFEDVMGVVISQALNNTTVQVNLLDAYGNPSETNVGMTFYDMFSKKPRYNYFHTINLKGVPDTIILDPLSDYRMVVHTLPPISKDSISISPGTHNIVGIDAPRGTLLLKRPKGAQYRNLQFLVEDLKGELVHVQSVERKERYITGYYNVEVLTLPRLRIDSVEISQSHTTKIQIPEPGIANFSAYQNGYCAVYVIQNDEVKWVANLPEDESFSSLVLLPGKYMAIYRPISAHNVLEAIKKEFEIKSGASVRVTFY